A stretch of DNA from Oryza brachyantha chromosome 4, ObraRS2, whole genome shotgun sequence:
gaaaaatcttatattgttAGATCCCGGTGATCCCATATTTAACGATCAGGATATAATAGTGTTAAGTGAGTTTAAGGGGTGGTAGTTCACAGATTCTCACACGTAGCTATGGTTCCAAGCTTACGATATACCACAACACAATTAACATATGTTTAaataacaaatacaaatagaaaaatattcagTAGAATTATACCTAAATAGACAACAATTAAGATAAGTAAACAATCACATATTTTAGAGATTAAAgattaaaacaaatatgagtaaaacataaaatgacTTAAATCTAGCCGCGCAAATGCGCGGGCCAATTCGAATTAGGCTagtgtaattatttttggagGGAGGTAATAGTCTTTCGGGCAGGAAAAAAACTTTATGGTACAACATGTTGGGCTAAATTCCCTCCACATGGACTCTATCTCAGCCCATTGTAGCCCACAAGTCCAAATAAATCTGAACCATTGATTCAAGCATTGAATGAATGTTGGAGATTGCCTCATCCTTTGAGATAGAAGAAAACCCTAGCCTTCATTGAGAGAGCAAGTGAGCAGCCATTTGAGAGTGAGAGTGAGAAGAACACGGGCAAGCAAGAACACAAGAAAGGGCAACCCTAAACCATTATGCAGAGCATACACTTACGCCTcatattttcgcttttgcttatgtttataagccaaaatttatattttcaaccttaatttgaaattgattttggggtttttcatcaaaattatttttggtctTTGATTTAGGTCACTAAGaatactatataaaatttttatttataaattaatttttgtttataaatatatcatctaCTATCTCTAACATAAGGATCATACTATAACGTTAAAACTGCCAGAACGTAAACGATAAACCAGAGAGGAAAAAAGATCAGTTGACCAAGTGACTCGGTGCTAACTATTCCAACAATCGTGGTAATGGTCTAATGGAGCAATCTTTTCTAAGATGAAAGATATGAACGTTTCATCAGTATGATACATTAATACCGTAAAGGCTGCATTTACATTTTTACTGTAGTTTTTGGGTTGATAGTTATGAACTTGCTCGAATAAGAAATTgagactatatatttttttacagttttttaaacttaaaaagaaaagttgtTGAAATATATTGGTATCTTTCAATTGTTTGTTTTACATTATCGAACAGTATCGTAACGGGCAAGTTGTTGGTTATTTTTCGGTTGGTAACAGTGTCAGCGTAGAGAGAGAACTCGCGCCCCCTCGTGCCGGCGTCGACCGGACAGAACAGAACAGAACACCACCGCCTCACGCCTCGCCGCCAAGGCGGaagccacgccgcgccgcgtcgcctcgcccgccgccgcagtgGCACCCTGCAGCTGCAGGTCTACTATTCCACGGCCGCGCGTTCCGGTCAGACCTGCGGCCGACGCATCCCCTCCAGGCcagcctcctcccggccgcccGCCGCGAAGCTCCTGTTCCACGGCGATGCCTCGGAAGTCGTCCAGGGGCAGAGGTCCAAGGTCCGGCCCGAATTCGAAATCTGCCTCCCGAAACCCTACCTCCGTCTCGGGGTCCGAGATcccccacggcggcggcggcgcggctccGGCTGTCACcgagggcggcgcggccgccacGGCCGAGGCCCTAGATCGCCTCGGcgtctccgccggcgccgaggttGCCCCCGTAGAGATGCCGCCGCTGGAAGCCGCCTCGTCGTCTGGGAGGGATGAGGTGTGTGGGAGCCTTGAGGAGGAGGCTGTGAGGAAGCTGCAGGAGCTGGTGGGGTTGGgtggggaggaggtggagctgACCGAGGATGAGGCGGCTGCGAACGATCAGAGGCAGGAGGATGAGGTGATGAGTTGATACCTCTTCCTGACTTTGTATTGTTCATAGTTGTTCTTGTCCACTTACTAGATGGCGAAGCGTAATTGAGCTGCTTCTGTAATAGATGTGAAGACAGtagttgaaattttgttgttgCCTGCTGCTGTTTATTGAGGACCAACTGCCCAACTGCGAAACTGTCTATGCTGAGTCGatttttaggtactccattTTGGTAAGATAAAGTTGTATGTCTCTGGACTTGAGGTGAAGAGATGCCATGTAGTTAAGTCATGCCTACATTTTTTGCCAATTAGTAAGATTTTATTATCTGGGCAAGGTTTAAAATTTGCTAGTCGCAAGGAAAGAATGGGAGGAAATACTATGCACGTTGGATGGACTAGGTATAGTATAGAGCCAAGCAGTTGATAGCGAATGTTCGTTTTAGTTGAATGCGTGAGCCCTACTTCTTTTATTCTTATACAATATAAATTCTATGCTCAGATCTTTGCCTTGGAGGCCATTTTTGGAGAcaatatagttattttcaATAAGAAGGAAGGCCAGCGGTCTTTCCAGGTATATTtctcttgttttattttgagataataTTGTTACATTTAGGAGAGGGTTTCATCTGCTTATGTGATTGCAGGTTCATGTACATATTGAGATCCCAGATGGTATCGATGTATCAGCAAGGCTCAATTATGGTTCTGGATCATTGAAATATGGAGCAGGTCATGATGCTGATGCCTCTGATAATCTTGTTTACAAGTTTAGAGTTGAGCACTTGCCGCCAATACTGCTAACATGCCTTCTACCTTCATCATACCCTAGCCACCAGCCTCCTCTTTTCACTATCTTTGCGGAGTGGATGAATAAAATGATGATTTCATCACTATGCCAAATGCTGGACACAGTTTGGGAGGAGCAAAGGGGCATGGAAGTAACATATCAGTGGGTCCAATGGCTCCAAATCTCTTCCCTTTCTCACTTAGGGTTTGCTAATGAGATACTTTTAAGCAGTGATTCAGCGTGTGATCGTGATCATGGAGATAAGCGTGCTCTTTCACATAATGCTTTACCTGATGTTATAATTCCTAGGATGATGAGATGCAATGATGATA
This window harbors:
- the LOC102701632 gene encoding E3 ubiquitin-protein ligase RNF14-like isoform X2, with protein sequence MPRKSSRGRGPRSGPNSKSASRNPTSVSGSEIPHGGGGAAPAVTEGGAAATAEALDRLGVSAGAEVAPVEMPPLEAASSSGRDEVCGSLEEEAVRKLQELVGLGGEEVELTEDEAAANDQRQEDEIFALEAIFGDNIVIFNKKEGQRSFQVHVHIEIPDGIDVSARLNYGSGSLKYGAGHDADASDNLVYKFRVEHLPPILLTCLLPSSYPSHQPPLFTIFAEWMNKMMISSLCQMLDTVWEEQRGMEVTYQWVQWLQISSLSHLGFANEILLSSDSACDRDHGDKRALSHNALPDVIIPRMMRCNDDKCHEAFLRAIHDCMICFTEFPGTDFIKLPCHHFFCSKCMQTYCKMHVKEGTVLKLLCPDAKCGGVVPPNILKSLLGEEEFDRWEGLLLRRTLDSMSDVVYCPRCETACLEDADNDAVCSSCLFSFCTLCRDRRHVGETCMVPEEKLLILEKRQEAGALQEDQLKFLNELRSIKTIMKDSKMCPRCKMAISKTEGCNKMSCCNCGQYFCYQCNMAIDGYEHFRKRLIDGKCE